One genomic region from Nilaparvata lugens isolate BPH chromosome 3, ASM1435652v1, whole genome shotgun sequence encodes:
- the LOC111057487 gene encoding 14 kDa phosphohistidine phosphatase isoform X2 encodes MADLLSQVADVDIDANGTFKYILIRVYGPDTTDNSDPPSKLIVRGYQRASYHVDIYEEVQAKQLKQLGLECECEGGGRIKHDRDEKRLLVYGYSQGFGRANHQLAVDLLKVNFPGYEVTWTNDGY; translated from the exons ATGGCAGACCTCTTGAGCCAAGTGGCGGACGTCGACATAGACGCCAACGGCACGTTCAAGTATATCTTGATCCGGGTCTACGGGCCTGACACCACCGACAACTCAGACCCCCCGTCCAAGCTCATAGTGCGCGGATACCAGCGCGCATCCTACCATGTTGATATCTACGAAGAG GTGCAGGCGAAACAGCTGAAGCAGCTGGGCCTGGAGTGTGAGTGCGAGGGTGGCGGCCGCATCAAGCACGACAGAGACGAGAAGAGGTTGCTGGTCTATGGCTACTCACAGGGCTTTGGCCGCGCCAACCATCAGCTGGCCGTTGACCTTCTCAAGGTCAACTTTCCCGGCTACGAGGTCACCTGGACCAACGACGGTTACTGA